A single Vulpes lagopus strain Blue_001 chromosome 3, ASM1834538v1, whole genome shotgun sequence DNA region contains:
- the SPRTN gene encoding DNA-dependent metalloprotease SPRTN isoform X3, translating into MCSIRLSEPLLKLRPRKDLVETLLHEMIHAYLFVTNNDKDREGHGPEFCKHMHRINRLTGANITVYHTFHDEVDEYRRHWWRCNGPCQYKKPYYGYVKRATNRAPSVHDYWWAEHQKTCGGTYIKIKEPENYSKKGKGKTKVGKQPTAAENKDKPNRGETQLLIPFSGKGYVLGETSNSPSLGKFVTSYAINKTQDLLSHDHSAKALRPNSKIEVKFEQNGSSKKTPLVSPILTASHQNVLSNYFPRVSVANQKTFRRVNGSPTKSLTAGDITKNSISSGSHKRVTSSKISLRNSLKAPESTSVTAPQDVSGPEEKLPSKRPRLEDKTVFDNFFIKKEQVQSGGNDPKWSSHPTAATQNSSSASSQNRMVDCPVCQNEVLESQINEHLDWCLEGGSIKVKS; encoded by the exons aCCCTCTTGCATGAAATGATACATGCCTATTTATTTGTCACTAATAATGATAAAGACCGGGAGGGGCATGGCCCAGAGTTTTGTAAACATATGCATCGCATCAATCGCCTGACTGGAGCTAATATAACG GTGTACCATACTTTCCACGATGAGGTGGATGAGTACCGGCGACACTGGTGGCGCTGCAATGGGCCTTGTCAGTACAAGAAACCCTACTACGGTTATGTCAAACGCGCCACCAACAGGGCACCCTCTGTGCATGACTACTGGTGGGCCGAGCACCAGAAGACCTGTGGCGGCACCTACATCAAAATCAAGGAACCAGAGAATTACTCAAAAAAGGGCAAAGGAAAGACAAAAGTAGGAAAGCAGCCAACAGCAGCTGAAAATAAAG ATAAACCAAACAGAGGTGAGACCCAGCTGTTGATCCCTTTCAGTGGGAAAGGATATGTTCTAGGAGAAACGAGCAACTCGCCTTCATTGGGAAAGTTTGTCACTTCGTATGCTATTAATAAAACCCAAGATCTTTTAAGTCATGACCATTCAGCAAAAGCTCTCAGACCTAATTCtaaaattgaggtgaaatttgAACAGAATGGTTCAAGTAAAAAAACTCCTCTAGTGTCCCCTATTCTTACTGCCAGTCACCAAAATGTTTTAAGCAACTACTTTCCTAGGGTCTCAGTTGCCAACCAAAAGACCTTCCGAAGAGTGAATGGATCTCCAACAAAAAGCCTAACAGCCGGTGACATCACTAAAAACTCCATCTCTTCTGGATCTCACAAAAGGGTCACCTCTTCTAAGATATCCCTGAGAAATTCTTTAAAAGCACCGGAATCAACATCTGTGACTGCACCCCAGGATGTGAGTGGGCCTGAGGAGAAACTCCCAAGTAAACGACCCAGGCTAGAAGACAAGACtgtttttgacaatttttttatcaagaaagagCAAGTACAAAGTGGTGGAAATGATCCAAAGTGGAGTTCACATCCTACAGCTGCAACTCAGAATTCCAGCAGTGCATCCAGCCAGAACAGGATGGTTGATTGTCCTGTTTGTCAGAATGAAGTGTTGGAGTCTCAGATTAATGAGCACTTGGACTGGTGCCTTGAAGGTGGTAGCATCAAAGTCAAAAGTTGA